The following is a genomic window from Burkholderia cepacia ATCC 25416.
GGAACACGCAGGCATCATCAGCCGGGCTTACCGGCGGTTGAGGGCCGCACCGTGCGCAACGCGCCGCATACGACCGCAGGGAGGCATGCCATCTCCGCAGGCCGCCATTGTACGCGAGTGCGCGCCGCCCGCAATGCGGCCGACGGCGCAGCGCAACGGGACGGCGTCGCCGGCCCGTCGAGCGCCGTCAGTCGCGCAGCGGACGCGTGATGCGCGAGATCAGCTGGGGCGCGATCCGTTCGAGCGGCAGGATCGCCGACGCCGCCCCGATCGCGGCGGCCGCCTTCGGCATTCCGTACACGGCGCTCGTCGCTTCGTCCTGCGCGATCGTGTGGCAGCCCTTCGCGCGCATCGCCTTCAGGCCGAGCGCGCCGTCGCGCCCCATGCCCGTCAGCAGCACGCCGAACGCTTCGCCCTGCCAGCCGTCGGCGACGCTGTTGAAGAACACGTCGATCGACGGCCGGTACGGTGTCTCGACCGGATGCCGCGTATAGCCGAGCACGCCGCGCGGCGACAGGTAAAGGTGATCGTTGGTCGCCGCGAGCAGCACCTCGCCGGCCTGCGGCACACTGCCCTGCCGCGCGACGCGCACCGGCAGCCGCGTATAGCCGTCGAGCCACTCGGCCATCCCGAGCGCGAACGCCTGGTCGACATGCTGGACGATCACGATCGCCGCCGGAAAGTCGGCCGGCAGCGCGCGCAGCAGCGCGGTCAGCGCGGTCGGCCCGCCCGCCGACGCGCCGATCGCGACGAGCGTCGGCTGGCCGCGCTCGGGCGCCGGCCCCGGCGGCACGAGCGCCGCGGAACGGCTTTCGAGCAGCCGGCCGATCTGGTCGATCTTCGCGAGCAGCGCCTGCGGCGACGCGTCGGCCGACAGCCCGAGCGCGAGCGTCGGTGTGTCGACCGCATCGAGCGCACCCGCGCCCATCGCCTCGTAGACCGACGACGTGTTCGCGCTGACGCTCGCCGTCACGATCAGGATCGCGCAGGGCGCGCGCGCCATGATCCGGCGCGTCGCCGCGACCCCGTCGACCTTCGGCATCACGAGATCCATCAGCACGAGATCGGGCGGATGCGCGACGCAGAAATCCACCGCCTCGTCGCCGTCGGTGGCGACCCACAGCACGCGATGGTCGGTGCGCAGCGCGATCACGCGGCGCAGCGCCTCCACGGCCAGCGGCAAGTCGTTGACGATGCCGATGTTCATCCTCGCGCGTCCCCGATCAGGTCGTGCACGGCGTCGAGCAGCGCCTCGTCGTGGAAGCTGCTCTTCGCGAGGTAGTAGTCGGCGCCCGCATCGAGCCCGCGACGGCGATCCTCGTCGCGATCCTTGTACGACACGATCATCACCGGCACGCGCTTGAGCATCGGATCGCCCTTGATCAGCGTGACGAGTTCGATGCCGTCCATGCGCGGCATGTCGACGTCGGTGACGACGAGATCGAACGCATCGCTGCGCACCGCGTTCCAGCCCTCCATCCCGTCGACCGCGACCGTCACGTCGTAGCCGCGCTTTTCCAGCAGCTTGCGTTCGAGCTCGCGCACCGTCAGCGAATCGTCGACGACGAGCACGCGGCGGCGCCGGTCGGCCAGCGCCAGTTGCGGGTCGCGCGTGAGCCGCGCGAGCTGCCCGCCGCGCACGAGCTTGTCGACCGAGCGGATCAGGTCCTCGACGTCGACGATCAGCACCGGATCGCCGTTCTCGAGCAGCGCGCCGGCCGCGATGTTCTGGATCTTGTGCAGGCGGCTGTCGAGCGGCTGCACGACGAGCATCCGCTCGCCGAGGAAGCGGTCGACCGCGACGCCGTACAGCTCGGGTTCCCCGCCGACGACCACGACCGCCGTGCTCGTGCGCGCGACGTCGGGCTCACCCGCGTCGAGCAGCTGATGCGCGGCGACGAGGCCCGCGCGCCGGCCGTCGAACGGGAAATGCGGCTGCCCTTCGAGCACGTCGATATCGTCATGCGAGAGTTCGAGCGTGCGGCGCACGTGCGCGAGCGGGAACGCATACGGCTCGCCACCGACCTCGACGAGCAGGCTACGGATCACCGACAGCGTGAGCGGCAGCTGCAGCACGAAACGCATGCCCGCGCCCGGCTCGTTGAAGATCCGCACCGCGCCGCGCACGCCGCGCACCATCTCCTGCACCGCGTCGAGGCCGACGCCGCGGCCGGACACGTCGGTCACCGCATCGCGCATCGAGAAACCCGGCAGCAGCAGGAATTCGAGCAGTTCGGGATCGGACAGCCGCGCGGCCGTCTCGTCGTCGGTCAGGCGCTGGCGCACGACGGCCGCGCGCAGCGCGTCCATGTCGACGCCCGGGCCGTCGTCGATCACGCTGACCAGCAGCGAGCCGGCACTGTGGCGCGCCTCCAGCGTCACGCTCGCCTCGGCCGGCTTGCCGCGCGCGCGCCGCGCCTCCGGCGAATCGACGCCGTGGTCGATCGCGTTGCGCAGCAGGTGGCCGAGCGGCGCGTCGAGCAGGTCGAGGATGTCGCGGTCGACCTGCGTGCCCTCGCCGACGATCGAGAAACGCACCTGCTTGCCGAGCGAGCGCGCGAGATCGCGGACGATGCGC
Proteins encoded in this region:
- a CDS encoding chemotaxis response regulator protein-glutamate methylesterase, with product MNIGIVNDLPLAVEALRRVIALRTDHRVLWVATDGDEAVDFCVAHPPDLVLMDLVMPKVDGVAATRRIMARAPCAILIVTASVSANTSSVYEAMGAGALDAVDTPTLALGLSADASPQALLAKIDQIGRLLESRSAALVPPGPAPERGQPTLVAIGASAGGPTALTALLRALPADFPAAIVIVQHVDQAFALGMAEWLDGYTRLPVRVARQGSVPQAGEVLLAATNDHLYLSPRGVLGYTRHPVETPYRPSIDVFFNSVADGWQGEAFGVLLTGMGRDGALGLKAMRAKGCHTIAQDEATSAVYGMPKAAAAIGAASAILPLERIAPQLISRITRPLRD
- a CDS encoding hybrid sensor histidine kinase/response regulator, which gives rise to MSGDDDLSHLSLLELYREETRTQTQALSERLLALESGEPDSVALEACMRAAHSLKGAARIVGVPLGVDIAGRMEECFVAAQAGTIALTATHVDVLLAGVDLLVRVGDPQAQPVTQTEIDVFAAALTGADGAQTMQVSGVVPPQAPPTVVPYREHDGAANEPVGASAAVPPLAVSSAVPDPAQAGRVAGAGAMRRVRADTLNRLLSLSGESLVESRWLKPFAESMLRVKRAQRDAARSLDLMYEQFADDLDAGMLASMNEVRHMLNDLQRSLAERMDEFDRFERRSTHIAEQLYDEALQCRMRPFGDATRAYPRIVRDLARSLGKQVRFSIVGEGTQVDRDILDLLDAPLGHLLRNAIDHGVDSPEARRARGKPAEASVTLEARHSAGSLLVSVIDDGPGVDMDALRAAVVRQRLTDDETAARLSDPELLEFLLLPGFSMRDAVTDVSGRGVGLDAVQEMVRGVRGAVRIFNEPGAGMRFVLQLPLTLSVIRSLLVEVGGEPYAFPLAHVRRTLELSHDDIDVLEGQPHFPFDGRRAGLVAAHQLLDAGEPDVARTSTAVVVVGGEPELYGVAVDRFLGERMLVVQPLDSRLHKIQNIAAGALLENGDPVLIVDVEDLIRSVDKLVRGGQLARLTRDPQLALADRRRRVLVVDDSLTVRELERKLLEKRGYDVTVAVDGMEGWNAVRSDAFDLVVTDVDMPRMDGIELVTLIKGDPMLKRVPVMIVSYKDRDEDRRRGLDAGADYYLAKSSFHDEALLDAVHDLIGDARG